The following are from one region of the Syntrophales bacterium genome:
- a CDS encoding DUF433 domain-containing protein — translation MKTYEKIEMNPQIMFGKPVIKNTRITVEQILRKLSGGMTIEEIIKDHPHLTPEDIYSAQAFAADYLADEQIAFG, via the coding sequence ATGAAGACCTACGAGAAAATTGAGATGAATCCGCAGATCATGTTCGGGAAACCGGTCATCAAAAACACGCGGATCACCGTAGAGCAGATTCTCCGGAAGCTGTCCGGCGGGATGACCATCGAGGAGATCATCAAGGATCATCCCCATCTGACCCCGGAAGATATCTATTCCGCTCAGGCCTTTGCCGCCGATTATCTGGCCGACGAACAGATCGCTTTTGGATAA
- a CDS encoding DUF5615 family PIN-like protein — MKFLADECCDAGIVASLRTAGHDVFYVSEQHAGISDDEVLQTAFREGRILLTEDKDFGELVYRLKKPAYGMILIRIDVRDRHRKWPRVEALIAKHQDRLPGHFVVVDLNKYRFRPLIFNQSLR, encoded by the coding sequence GTGAAATTTCTTGCCGATGAGTGCTGCGACGCGGGTATCGTGGCCAGTCTCCGGACTGCCGGCCACGATGTCTTCTACGTGTCCGAACAGCATGCAGGCATCTCCGATGATGAAGTCCTGCAAACCGCCTTTCGCGAAGGTCGCATCCTGCTGACGGAGGACAAGGATTTCGGGGAGCTCGTTTACCGTCTGAAGAAACCCGCCTATGGCATGATTCTGATCCGCATCGACGTCCGGGACAGACACCGAAAATGGCCGCGCGTGGAAGCGCTGATCGCTAAGCATCAAGATCGATTGCCTGGACATTTCGTGGTGGTCGATCTGAACAAATATCGTTTCCGCCCGCTGATCTTCAACCAGTCCCTTCGATAG